In Mesorhizobium sp., one DNA window encodes the following:
- a CDS encoding nucleoside/nucleotide kinase family protein gives MDEAGLHAVIAERLEGCDRLIVAIAGAPGAGKSTLAERLREEIEARGESVAVVPMDGFHFDDRVLVARGLLARKGAPETFDVAGFRHLLRRLRAREPDVAIPIFDRAIEISRAGAAIVPADTRVILTEGNYLLLDEAPWDGLVGVFDLTIWLDVPVDELERRLVRRWLDHGFALEQAREKALANDILNARRAAAGSRPADISL, from the coding sequence ATGGACGAGGCGGGCCTGCACGCAGTGATCGCCGAGCGCCTCGAGGGCTGCGACCGGCTGATCGTGGCGATTGCCGGCGCGCCCGGCGCGGGCAAGTCGACCTTGGCGGAGCGTCTTCGCGAAGAGATCGAAGCGCGGGGCGAGAGCGTCGCCGTCGTGCCGATGGACGGCTTTCACTTCGACGACCGCGTGCTTGTCGCGCGCGGACTGCTGGCACGCAAAGGCGCGCCCGAGACTTTCGACGTCGCAGGCTTCCGTCACCTCCTGAGGCGGCTTCGCGCGCGCGAACCCGATGTCGCGATCCCGATTTTCGACCGAGCGATCGAGATATCGCGGGCCGGTGCCGCGATTGTGCCGGCCGACACGCGCGTAATCCTCACGGAGGGCAACTATCTGCTGCTCGACGAGGCTCCCTGGGACGGCCTGGTGGGCGTCTTCGACCTGACGATATGGCTCGACGTGCCGGTGGACGAACTCGAGCGCCGGCTGGTTCGGCGATGGCTCGACCACGGTTTTGCCTTGGAGCAGGCCCGCGAGAAGGCGCTGGCAAACGATATCCTCAATGCACGCCGCGCCGCGGCCGGCAGCAGGCCGGCGGACATCAGCCTGTAG